ACCTTCATCATCGGCTTCGGCGCCATCCTGCTGGTGAGCACCAACCCGGCCTTCAAGGACGCCACCGGCGCCCTGATCGGCGGCAACAACATGGCGGCGGTGCACCTGGCCAACGCCGTGGGCGGCAGCCTGTTCCTCGGCTTCATCTCCGCCGTGGCCTTCGCCACCATCCTGGCGGTGGTGGCCGGCCTGACCCTGGCGGGCGCCTCGGCCGTGTCCCATGACCTGTACGCCTCGGTGTTCAAGAAGGGCAAGGCCAACGAAAAGGATGAGCTGCGCGTATCGAAGATCACCACCGTGGCGCTGGGCTTCCTGGCCATTGGCCTGGGCATCCTGTTCGAGAAGCAGAACATCGCCTTCATGGTGGGCCTGGCCTTTTCCATCGCCGCCAGCTGCAACTTCCCGGTGCTGATCCTCTCCATGTACTGGAAGAAGCTGACCACCCGTGGCGCCATGATCGGCGGCTGGCTGGGCCTGGTCACCGCGGTGGGCCTGATGGTGCTCGGCCCGACCATCTGGGTGCAGATCCTCGGCCATGCCGAAGCCATCTACCCCTACGAGTACCCGGCGCTGTTCTCCATCCTGGTGGCCTTCGTGGGTATCTGGTTCTTCTCCATCACCGACAAGTCCGCCGCCGCGGACGAGGAACGCGCGCGCTTCTACCCGCAGTTCGTGCGCTCCCAGACCGGCCTGGGTGCCAGTGGCGCCGTGGCCCACTGATCCCCTCCCGGGTGACGACAAGGGCAGCCTTCGGGCTGCCCTTTTTCTTTTGTCCGTGGCAATCCGCCCCGGTGCTGGTCCGGGTTCCTCCTGGGCGAGACGGTTGCCAGGCCCATGACATTTCCCCAAGTCCTGTAGGGCATCGGACAGACGCTGTCACTGCCCGGAGGCGCGCCGTCCGCAACCACGGGGCCTGGCGCCCGACGGACAGGATTTGCCTACAACCAAGGTCGAGTATCGAACCCCCGCCGCCGTCCTAGATTCGGGATTCCTTCCACCGAGCCAAGGAGGAATACGGCCATGACCGAATCCATCAACGAGCGGATCCTGCGCAACCCGAAATTCCAGGCGCTGGTCGCCCGGCGCCAGCGCTTCGCCTGGTCGCTCACCGCGCTGATCGTCGGCCTCTACCTGGCCTTCATCCTGGTGATCGCCTTCGTTCCGGAGTGGCTGGGAACGCCGATCCGCACAGGCTCCCCGATCACCTGGGGCATTCCCGTCGGCATCGGCCTGAACCTGCTGGCCATCGCCCTGACCGGGCTCTACGTGTACCGCGCCAATGGCGAGTTCGACCGGATCAACCAGGACATCCTCGAGGAGGTACGCCAATGACCCCGCGCCGCTTCGTCACCTGCACCGTCCTCCTGCCGCTGCCGGCCCTCGCCATGGCGGCCGACGGCAGCGCCCACGACGCCCTCAACCTGTCCGCCGTCCTCATGTTCCTGGTTTTCGTCGGGGCGACCCTCGGGATCACCTGGTGGGCGTCCAGGCGCAGCCAGTCGCGGGCGGACTTCTACACCGCCGGCGGCAGCATCACCGGCTTCCAGAACGGCCTGGCGATCGCTGGCGACTACATGTCCGCCGCGTCCTTCCTGGGCATCTCCGCGCTGGTGTTCACCTCGGGCTACGACGGCCTGATCTACGCCATCGGTTGGCTGGTGGGCTGGCCGGTGATCCTCTTCCTGATCGCCGAACGCCTGCGCAACCTGGGTACCTACACCTTCGCCGACGTGGCCTCCTACCGCCTGAAGCAGAAGGAAATCCGCACCCTGTCCGCCAGCGGCTCGCTGGTGGTGGTGTGCCTCTACCTGATCGCCCAGATGGTGGGCGCCGGCAAGCTGATCGAGCTGCTGTTCGGCCTCAACTACCAGGTCGCCGTCGTGCTGGTGGGCATCCTGATGGTCTGCTATGTGCTGTTCGGCGGCATGCTGGCCACCACCTGGGTGCAGATCATCAAGGCCGCGCTGCTGCTGTTCGGGGCCACTTTCATGGCGCTGATGGTGCTCAGGCACGTCAACTTCGACTTAGCCGCCCTGTTCAGCGAAGCCATCCAGGTTCACCCGAAAGGCGAGGCCATCATGAGTCCCGGCGGCCTGGTGAAGGACCCGGTCTCCGCCATCTCCCTGGGCCTGGCGCTGATGTTCGGGGTGGCGGGGCTGCCGCACATCCTGATGCGCTTCTTCACCGTGAGCGATGCCAAGGAAGCCCGCAAGTCGGTGTTCTACGCCACCGGCTTCATCGGCTACTTCTACATCCTGACCTTCATCATCGGCTTCGGCGCCATCCTGCTGGTGAGCACCGACCCGGCCTTCAAGGACGCCACCGGCGCCCTGATCGGTGGCAACAACATGGCGGCGGTGCACCTGGCCGACGCCGTGGGTGGCAGCCTGTTCCTCGGCTTCATCTCCGCCGTGGCCTTCGCCACCATCCTGGCGGTGGTGGCCGGCCTGACCCTGGCCGGTGCCTCGGCCGTGTCCCACGATCTCTACGCCAATGTGATCAAGCAGGGGCAGGCGCAGGAGCGGGACGAGCTGCGCATCACCCGTCTCACCACGCTGGTCCTGGGGCTGCTGGCCATGGTGCTGGGCATCCTGTTCGAGAAACAGAATGTCGCCTTCATGGTGGGCCTGGCGTTCTCCATTGCCGCCAGCTGCAACTTCCCGGTGCTGATCCTCGCCATGTACTGGAAGAAGCTGACCACCCGTGGCGCCATGATCGGCGGCTGGATGGGGCTGCTGACCGCCGCGACGCTGATGGTGCTGGGCCCGACCGTCTGGGTGCAGGTGCTGGGGCACCCGACGCCCATCTATCCCTATGAGTACCCGGCGCTGTTCTCCATGCTGCTGGCCTTCGTGGGTATCTGGTTCTTCTCGATCACCGACAGGTCCGCCAGCGCGGCGGAGGAACGCGCGCGCTTCTACCCGCAGTTCGTGCGTTCCCAGACCGGGCTGGGGGCCAGCGGTCCCTCGAAGCGCTGAGTGCGCGCGCGGCGGCCGGATGCGGGCCCCGCGCGTCCCGGGCTCAGATCATGCCCAGCAGTAACAGTACGACCACTATGACCAGCAACACGCCTACCAGGCCGGAGGGACCGTAGCCCCAGTTGCGGGAGTGGGGGAACAGGGGCAAGCCGCCGACCAGCAGTAGAACCAGGATCACGAGCAACAGGAGGGTGAGCATGGGCAGTCTCTCCGGGTTGACGATGGGGGGCTCCGCAGGCGCTAAGGTTGAAAGCGGGCACCTGTAGTAACCGACTGATCAGCTTCCGCGAGGGTTCAAGGAAAATGCCGACATGATCCATGGCCTGGCCGCCGATGCGGTGCTCCTGTTGCATCTGGCCTTCATTCTCTTCGTGGTCCTGGGCGGGCTGCTGGTGCTCCGCTGGCCCCGGTTGGCCTTGCTGCACCTGCCTGCGGTCGCCTGGGGCGCCACGGTGGAATGCCTGCAGCTGCTCTGCCCCCTCACGCCGCTGGAGAACCGCCTGCGCCGCCTGGCGGGGGA
This genomic window from Pseudomonas furukawaii contains:
- a CDS encoding DUF3309 family protein yields the protein MLTLLLLVILVLLLVGGLPLFPHSRNWGYGPSGLVGVLLVIVVVLLLLGMI
- a CDS encoding DUF485 domain-containing protein; this encodes MTESINERILRNPKFQALVARRQRFAWSLTALIVGLYLAFILVIAFVPEWLGTPIRTGSPITWGIPVGIGLNLLAIALTGLYVYRANGEFDRINQDILEEVRQ
- a CDS encoding DUF2784 domain-containing protein, whose translation is MIHGLAADAVLLLHLAFILFVVLGGLLVLRWPRLALLHLPAVAWGATVECLQLLCPLTPLENRLRRLAGERGYEGGFIEHYLEPLIYPAGLTPGIQLGLGALVLLINLVPYGLLLWRLRRRP
- a CDS encoding cation acetate symporter; its protein translation is MTPRRFVTCTVLLPLPALAMAADGSAHDALNLSAVLMFLVFVGATLGITWWASRRSQSRADFYTAGGSITGFQNGLAIAGDYMSAASFLGISALVFTSGYDGLIYAIGWLVGWPVILFLIAERLRNLGTYTFADVASYRLKQKEIRTLSASGSLVVVCLYLIAQMVGAGKLIELLFGLNYQVAVVLVGILMVCYVLFGGMLATTWVQIIKAALLLFGATFMALMVLRHVNFDLAALFSEAIQVHPKGEAIMSPGGLVKDPVSAISLGLALMFGVAGLPHILMRFFTVSDAKEARKSVFYATGFIGYFYILTFIIGFGAILLVSTDPAFKDATGALIGGNNMAAVHLADAVGGSLFLGFISAVAFATILAVVAGLTLAGASAVSHDLYANVIKQGQAQERDELRITRLTTLVLGLLAMVLGILFEKQNVAFMVGLAFSIAASCNFPVLILAMYWKKLTTRGAMIGGWMGLLTAATLMVLGPTVWVQVLGHPTPIYPYEYPALFSMLLAFVGIWFFSITDRSASAAEERARFYPQFVRSQTGLGASGPSKR